From a region of the Brevibacterium siliguriense genome:
- a CDS encoding 4-(cytidine 5'-diphospho)-2-C-methyl-D-erythritol kinase, with protein MTTPLHPPTTIPAPVRVQAPGKINIHLGVGAANDGYHELATVFQALNLGETLTLIPGGTRSIIVQGRYADAAVPRDESNFARRAVDLLITALEGERDVDVLRDLDIVIDKQVPVAGGMGGGSADAAAALVGAAHLIGGVDDAIVHECAVAVGADVAFLLRGGTAIGHGRGEKLSPVLTRGTFHWVMATSASPLPTPDVYARFDDLNPDPAPAVVPDQVLKALAAGEPDTLAEFAANDLTEAAVSFMPEIAEVMEAGRDAGAVLPLLSGSGPTIGFLARDAHHALDLAVLLQATRGVNEALRTTGPAPGAHIVDGG; from the coding sequence ATGACCACCCCGCTGCACCCGCCAACGACTATCCCGGCCCCGGTGAGAGTGCAGGCGCCGGGGAAGATCAACATCCACCTCGGTGTGGGTGCGGCGAACGACGGATATCACGAGCTCGCAACCGTGTTCCAGGCGCTCAACCTCGGCGAGACCCTCACCCTCATTCCGGGCGGAACACGCTCGATCATCGTCCAGGGCCGGTACGCGGATGCCGCGGTCCCGCGCGACGAATCGAACTTCGCCAGGCGCGCCGTCGACCTCCTCATCACCGCACTCGAAGGCGAACGTGACGTCGATGTGCTGCGCGACCTCGACATCGTCATCGACAAGCAGGTGCCTGTGGCCGGCGGAATGGGCGGGGGATCGGCCGATGCGGCCGCCGCACTCGTCGGAGCCGCCCACCTCATCGGCGGCGTCGACGATGCGATCGTCCACGAATGCGCGGTCGCCGTCGGCGCCGATGTCGCGTTCCTCCTGCGCGGGGGCACGGCCATCGGCCACGGCCGCGGGGAGAAGCTGAGCCCCGTGCTCACCCGCGGAACCTTCCACTGGGTGATGGCCACCTCGGCGTCGCCCCTGCCCACCCCGGACGTCTACGCCCGCTTCGACGACCTCAACCCCGACCCGGCCCCCGCCGTCGTTCCCGATCAGGTGCTCAAGGCGCTCGCCGCCGGCGAACCGGACACGCTCGCGGAATTCGCGGCGAACGACCTCACCGAGGCGGCCGTGTCCTTCATGCCCGAAATCGCCGAGGTGATGGAGGCCGGCCGGGACGCCGGCGCCGTCCTTCCCCTGCTCAGCGGGTCAGGACCGACGATCGGATTCCTCGCCCGCGACGCCCACCACGCCCTCGACCTGGCCGTGCTCCTGCAGGCCACGCGCGGTGTCAACGAAGCGCTGCGCACCACCGGGCCCGCCCCCGGAGCACATATCGTGGACGGCGGCTGA
- a CDS encoding FadR/GntR family transcriptional regulator, with translation MAENRGNLHETLRDKIGQDIVAGRLAAGTIIKAEDLRTRHDVSLSVVREVVRVLESLGMLQPIRRVGLVVLAMSEWMLLDPLVIRWRMTEAPARQLRSLTELRVAIEPEAAGLAAQHAPAEAAEEIMGLAARMRSSGRQGDVEAFLEADVAFHRAVLGAGGNELFAAFDTVIGEILAGRTGAGLMPKFPHPDALQWHFDVADAIGGQDAERAREAMAKIVAKADAEMGSVWADEPRRPGN, from the coding sequence GTGGCGGAGAACCGCGGCAACCTCCATGAAACGCTGCGCGACAAGATCGGACAGGACATCGTTGCCGGACGGCTGGCCGCCGGGACGATCATCAAGGCCGAGGATCTGCGCACCCGCCACGACGTGTCGCTGTCAGTGGTGCGTGAAGTCGTCCGAGTCCTCGAATCATTGGGCATGCTGCAGCCGATCCGTCGGGTCGGTCTCGTCGTGCTCGCGATGAGCGAATGGATGCTGCTCGACCCGCTCGTCATCCGCTGGAGGATGACCGAGGCACCGGCGCGGCAGCTGCGGTCGCTGACCGAGCTGCGGGTGGCCATCGAACCCGAGGCCGCGGGGCTTGCCGCACAGCACGCTCCGGCGGAGGCCGCCGAAGAGATCATGGGATTAGCCGCCCGGATGCGGTCCTCGGGCAGGCAGGGCGATGTCGAAGCGTTCCTCGAAGCCGATGTGGCGTTCCACCGGGCGGTGCTCGGCGCCGGAGGCAATGAGCTCTTCGCCGCCTTCGACACCGTCATCGGTGAGATCCTCGCGGGCCGCACCGGGGCGGGACTGATGCCGAAGTTCCCGCACCCGGATGCCCTGCAATGGCACTTCGACGTCGCCGATGCCATCGGCGGACAGGACGCTGAGAGAGCCAGAGAGGCGATGGCGAAGATCGTGGCCAAAGCGGATGCGGAGATGGGCAGCGTCTGGGCCGACGAACCCCGGCGCCCGGGGAACTGA
- a CDS encoding GntP family permease, which yields MNELELAWTLPTPALLGIAAAAIAVLLLLIIKARVHAFIALVIVSVITALAAGIMPGDLIDVLYDGFGSTLASVALLVGLGAMLGRMLELSGGAEVLTDALIRLFGEKRTPFALGVTSLLFGFPIFFDAGLVVMLPIIFTIARRLGGSLLLYAMPAAMAFSAMHIFVPPHPGPVAASGLLGANVGLVLICGLIIAIPAWYLTGYLFGLIIGKRIDVAVPTVLSAGKNDSFADFASRPKLGHVIFLLVLPLVLIFLNTGLNFAGEAGWVDVDSVLISSLRLLGETPIALLITVVIAMWLLGWKQKKDQSLIETVVDSALGPVCSIILITGAGGMFGGVLRASGIGDSLADSLSALGLPVIVAGFVIAAIVRVAQGSATVALTTAAALVQPIIVGNPDFSSLQVVAIVLSLAAGSVFASHVNDSGFWLVSRFFGMDTKTTLKTWTVAETLLGTVGFLLSLALYGIVSLF from the coding sequence ATGAACGAACTCGAATTGGCCTGGACTCTGCCGACTCCGGCCCTGCTGGGAATCGCGGCCGCAGCCATCGCCGTGCTGCTCCTGCTCATCATCAAAGCACGCGTCCATGCCTTCATCGCCCTCGTCATCGTCTCGGTGATCACTGCCCTGGCCGCGGGAATCATGCCCGGCGACCTCATCGACGTCCTCTATGACGGCTTCGGATCCACCCTGGCCAGCGTCGCCCTCCTCGTGGGACTCGGTGCGATGCTCGGGCGGATGCTCGAACTCTCCGGCGGTGCCGAGGTGCTCACCGACGCCCTCATCCGCCTCTTCGGTGAGAAGCGAACGCCCTTCGCCCTCGGAGTGACCTCTCTGCTCTTCGGCTTCCCGATCTTCTTCGATGCCGGACTCGTCGTCATGCTGCCGATCATCTTCACGATCGCACGCCGCCTCGGCGGATCTCTGCTGCTCTACGCGATGCCCGCGGCCATGGCGTTCTCCGCCATGCACATCTTCGTGCCCCCGCACCCCGGACCGGTCGCGGCTTCCGGGCTGCTCGGTGCGAACGTCGGACTCGTCCTCATCTGCGGACTCATCATCGCCATCCCCGCCTGGTACCTCACCGGGTACCTGTTCGGACTCATCATCGGAAAGCGCATCGATGTCGCGGTCCCGACGGTGCTCTCGGCCGGAAAGAACGACTCCTTTGCCGATTTCGCCTCCCGTCCGAAGCTCGGTCACGTCATCTTCCTCCTCGTCCTGCCGCTCGTGCTCATCTTCCTCAACACCGGCCTGAACTTCGCCGGTGAGGCCGGATGGGTCGATGTCGATTCGGTGCTCATCAGCTCCCTACGGCTGCTCGGTGAGACTCCGATCGCCCTGCTCATCACCGTCGTCATCGCCATGTGGCTGCTCGGGTGGAAGCAGAAGAAGGACCAGTCGCTCATCGAGACCGTCGTCGACTCCGCTCTCGGCCCGGTGTGCTCGATCATCCTCATCACCGGTGCCGGCGGAATGTTCGGCGGAGTGCTGCGCGCCAGCGGCATCGGCGATTCTCTGGCCGATTCGCTTTCCGCTCTCGGCCTGCCCGTCATCGTCGCCGGCTTCGTCATCGCCGCGATTGTGCGCGTCGCCCAGGGTTCGGCCACGGTGGCGCTGACGACAGCGGCGGCTCTCGTTCAGCCGATCATCGTCGGCAACCCGGACTTCTCGAGCCTGCAGGTCGTGGCGATCGTGCTGTCGCTGGCCGCCGGTTCGGTCTTCGCAAGCCACGTCAACGACTCGGGTTTCTGGCTCGTCTCACGGTTCTTCGGCATGGATACGAAGACGACGCTGAAGACCTGGACCGTCGCCGAGACGCTGCTGGGCACCGTCGGATTCCTGCTCAGCCTTGCCCTCTACGGAATCGTCAGCCTGTTCTGA
- a CDS encoding gluconokinase — protein MGHSPFLPPLVIMGVSGTGKTVLGAQVAHALDRRFVDADDLHSAANKAKMGSGVPLTDEDRAPWLERVAVEAARTPAPVIACSALKRSYRDLLRRSAPSLVFVHLDGPREVIADHLARRDHEFMSPDLLDSQLATLEPLAAEEAHATVDVDQSIPDVLDAILESVHRMSA, from the coding sequence ATGGGGCACAGCCCTTTCCTTCCACCGCTCGTCATCATGGGTGTCTCGGGAACCGGCAAAACCGTCCTCGGCGCGCAGGTGGCGCACGCCCTCGACCGTCGGTTCGTCGACGCCGACGATCTGCACTCCGCAGCGAACAAAGCGAAGATGGGTTCGGGAGTCCCGCTCACGGATGAGGATCGGGCACCGTGGCTCGAGCGCGTCGCCGTCGAAGCCGCACGCACTCCGGCCCCGGTCATCGCCTGCTCCGCCCTCAAACGCTCCTACCGCGATCTGCTGCGCCGGTCCGCACCCTCACTCGTCTTCGTCCACCTCGACGGTCCCCGCGAGGTCATCGCCGACCACCTGGCCCGCCGTGACCATGAGTTCATGTCCCCGGATCTGCTCGATTCGCAGCTGGCGACACTCGAACCGCTCGCCGCCGAGGAGGCTCATGCCACCGTCGACGTCGACCAGTCGATTCCCGACGTTCTCGATGCGATCCTCGAATCCGTGCATCGGATGAGCGCATGA
- the gndA gene encoding NADP-dependent phosphogluconate dehydrogenase — protein MKADVAVIGTGVMGSNLARNLARQSGHRVAVYDRDVERAQKLAADFPEAEFIVASDPADLAGKLAEPRVAILMVNAGRATDSAIGDLAEAFASGDIIVDGGNSHFRDTIDRGARLEGTGIEFAGVGISGGEVGALLGPSLMVGGSPAAWQRLRPLLEPIAAKAGDEACVDHIGTDGAGHFVKMVHNGIEYADMQLISEAFTLLRDGLGMTPPEIAEVFADWNTGELESYLVEITADVLAHVDEATGRPFVDIVADAAKAKGTGAWTAQVGLDLGVPVPTIAEAVFSRSLSSAVDLRAEGLSLAGPRPGAESPSLSPDDRATRIVEIGKALLLGKVMAYVQGFHEIVVGARENDWDIDLGALAGIWRAGCIIRARLLDRIVEAFDTPTPPENLLAAGFVRKIAETCQESLRSTVVRAIGHGIAVPGLASTLSYFDGLRTEAGSAALIQAQRDRFGSHTYARTDRPGVFHTRWSGDRSEVEV, from the coding sequence ATGAAGGCCGATGTCGCAGTGATCGGAACCGGTGTGATGGGCTCGAACCTGGCCCGCAACCTCGCCCGTCAGTCTGGCCACCGAGTCGCCGTCTATGACCGCGACGTCGAGCGTGCCCAGAAGCTGGCCGCGGACTTCCCCGAAGCCGAGTTCATCGTCGCCTCCGATCCGGCCGACCTGGCCGGGAAGCTTGCCGAACCGAGAGTGGCCATCCTCATGGTCAATGCCGGACGAGCCACCGACTCGGCGATCGGCGACCTCGCCGAGGCGTTCGCATCCGGTGACATCATCGTCGACGGCGGCAACTCCCACTTCCGCGACACGATCGACCGCGGAGCCCGACTCGAGGGCACCGGCATCGAGTTCGCCGGGGTCGGCATCTCCGGGGGAGAGGTCGGCGCCCTGCTCGGACCGTCCCTCATGGTCGGCGGGTCCCCGGCCGCATGGCAGCGCCTGCGCCCCCTGCTCGAGCCCATCGCGGCGAAGGCCGGAGACGAGGCCTGCGTCGATCACATCGGCACCGACGGGGCCGGGCACTTCGTCAAGATGGTCCACAACGGCATCGAATACGCCGATATGCAGCTCATCAGCGAGGCCTTCACCCTCCTGCGCGACGGCCTGGGCATGACACCGCCCGAGATCGCCGAGGTCTTCGCAGACTGGAACACCGGAGAGCTCGAGTCCTACCTCGTCGAGATCACCGCCGATGTGCTCGCCCACGTCGATGAGGCGACGGGCCGGCCATTCGTCGACATCGTCGCCGATGCTGCGAAGGCCAAGGGCACGGGGGCGTGGACGGCGCAGGTCGGGCTGGATCTCGGGGTTCCGGTGCCTACCATCGCCGAGGCGGTCTTCTCCCGTTCGCTGTCATCCGCCGTCGATCTGCGTGCCGAGGGACTCAGCCTGGCCGGTCCCCGGCCCGGCGCCGAATCGCCTTCCCTGTCTCCGGACGACCGTGCGACCCGCATCGTTGAGATCGGCAAGGCCCTGCTGCTCGGCAAGGTCATGGCCTATGTGCAGGGCTTCCACGAGATCGTCGTCGGCGCCCGCGAGAACGACTGGGACATCGACCTCGGCGCACTCGCCGGAATCTGGCGTGCCGGCTGCATCATCCGCGCCCGCCTGCTCGACCGCATCGTCGAGGCCTTCGATACCCCGACTCCGCCGGAGAACCTGCTTGCAGCCGGCTTCGTCCGCAAGATCGCCGAGACCTGCCAGGAATCCCTGCGTTCGACGGTGGTCCGGGCCATCGGCCACGGCATCGCCGTGCCCGGGCTGGCTTCGACCCTGTCCTACTTCGACGGACTGCGCACCGAGGCGGGCAGCGCCGCTCTCATTCAGGCCCAGCGCGACCGCTTCGGTTCGCACACCTATGCCCGCACCGACCGTCCCGGTGTCTTCCACACTCGGTGGTCGGGGGACCGCAGCGAAGTCGAGGTCTGA
- a CDS encoding alanine--glyoxylate aminotransferase family protein: MTLPHEDVDPDGLLEYSVVFTDRSLNHMSKRFVSVMQDINRILRSAYDADSVAIVPGGGSYAMESVARQVATGKKALIVRNGLFSFRWSQILDAGAIASETTVLKAAPDSSEHQSAWSPAPVAEVVAAIEREKPAVVFAPHVETASGMLLPDDYVRQVAEAVHSVGGIFVLDCIASGAVWASMTDLGVDVLISAPQKGWSGSPCAGYVMLSKDGRAAVEASTSTSFAMDLKKWLFIADEYEEGRAPYHATMPTDALAHNAKLMGETEERGFDKLAAAQAELGERVRTVFAERGLPSVASDEFASPSVVVVHTDNPKLATGASFKEVGVQIAAGVPLQCDEPEDFSSFRIGLFGLDKLGDIDGTIARLESALDSIGVTAEA; the protein is encoded by the coding sequence ATGACTTTGCCACACGAAGATGTTGACCCAGACGGACTGCTCGAATACTCGGTGGTCTTCACCGACCGATCGCTCAACCACATGTCGAAGCGGTTCGTGTCCGTGATGCAGGACATCAACCGGATCCTGCGCTCTGCCTATGATGCCGACAGTGTCGCCATCGTCCCCGGCGGCGGCAGCTACGCCATGGAATCCGTGGCCCGTCAGGTGGCCACCGGCAAGAAGGCGCTGATCGTGCGCAACGGCCTGTTCTCCTTCCGCTGGTCGCAGATCCTCGACGCCGGAGCCATCGCCTCGGAGACGACCGTGCTCAAGGCCGCCCCGGACAGCTCCGAGCACCAGTCCGCCTGGTCGCCGGCCCCCGTCGCCGAGGTGGTCGCCGCCATCGAGCGAGAGAAGCCCGCCGTCGTGTTCGCTCCCCACGTCGAGACCGCCTCGGGGATGCTCCTGCCCGATGACTACGTCCGCCAGGTCGCCGAAGCCGTGCACTCGGTCGGCGGAATCTTCGTTCTCGACTGCATCGCCTCGGGCGCGGTGTGGGCGTCGATGACCGATCTCGGTGTCGATGTGCTCATCTCCGCTCCGCAGAAGGGATGGAGCGGCTCACCCTGCGCCGGCTACGTCATGCTCAGCAAGGACGGCCGCGCCGCCGTCGAAGCCTCGACGTCGACGAGCTTCGCGATGGACCTGAAGAAGTGGCTGTTCATCGCCGACGAATACGAAGAGGGTCGTGCGCCGTACCATGCGACGATGCCCACCGATGCTTTGGCGCACAATGCCAAGCTCATGGGCGAGACCGAGGAGCGCGGCTTCGACAAGCTCGCCGCAGCGCAGGCCGAACTCGGTGAGCGCGTGCGCACGGTCTTTGCCGAGCGCGGACTGCCCTCGGTGGCTTCGGACGAGTTCGCTTCGCCGAGCGTGGTCGTCGTCCACACCGACAACCCGAAGCTCGCCACGGGCGCCAGTTTCAAGGAAGTCGGCGTCCAGATCGCTGCCGGCGTGCCGCTGCAGTGCGATGAGCCCGAGGACTTCTCGAGCTTCCGCATCGGCCTGTTCGGTCTCGACAAGCTCGGCGATATCGACGGCACGATCGCGCGTCTCGAATCCGCTCTCGACTCGATCGGCGTGACCGCCGAAGCCTGA
- a CDS encoding homocysteine S-methyltransferase family protein, with translation MTATNALTQRLDAGPVICAEGFLFELEKRGYLSAGEFVPEVALEFPDALRSLHVDFQRAGSDIVEAFTYNGHREKMRVIGKEDLLEPLNRAALQIARSVADAKPGNFMAGNISNSNIWDPADESKQAEVRAMFAEMVAWAVEEGADLIIGETFYFAGEAIAAAEIAKASGLPVVLTLAPMAFQQMADGVGIVETAQRLEQLGVDVVGLNCFRGPATMLPWLKEIRAAVSCHVGALPIPYRTTEDEPTFFNLSDPRAEVASPHGRTFPTALDPLQTNRYEIGAFAKEAFALSVNYIGVCCGATPMHIREVAEAVGLTTDASRFSENMANHFMYGSNERLADNVVALGDTA, from the coding sequence ATGACCGCGACCAACGCCCTGACCCAACGCCTCGACGCCGGCCCCGTGATCTGCGCGGAAGGCTTCCTGTTCGAACTCGAGAAGCGCGGATACCTGTCCGCCGGCGAGTTCGTCCCCGAGGTGGCCCTCGAATTCCCCGACGCCCTGCGCTCCCTCCACGTCGACTTCCAGCGGGCCGGCTCCGACATCGTCGAGGCCTTCACCTACAACGGACACCGCGAGAAGATGCGCGTGATCGGCAAGGAGGACCTGCTCGAGCCGCTCAACCGCGCCGCCCTGCAGATCGCCCGGTCCGTCGCCGACGCCAAGCCCGGAAACTTCATGGCCGGCAACATCTCGAACTCGAACATCTGGGACCCCGCCGATGAGTCCAAGCAGGCCGAGGTGCGGGCCATGTTCGCCGAGATGGTCGCCTGGGCGGTCGAGGAAGGCGCTGACCTCATCATCGGTGAGACCTTCTACTTTGCCGGTGAGGCGATCGCTGCCGCCGAGATCGCCAAGGCCAGCGGCCTGCCCGTCGTTCTCACTCTCGCGCCTATGGCCTTCCAGCAGATGGCCGACGGGGTCGGGATCGTGGAGACCGCGCAGCGCCTCGAACAGCTCGGCGTCGATGTCGTCGGCCTCAACTGCTTCCGCGGTCCTGCGACGATGCTGCCGTGGCTGAAGGAGATCCGCGCGGCCGTGTCCTGTCACGTCGGCGCCCTGCCGATCCCCTACCGCACCACGGAAGATGAGCCGACGTTCTTCAACCTCTCCGACCCCCGCGCCGAGGTGGCCTCCCCGCACGGACGCACGTTCCCCACCGCTCTCGATCCCCTGCAGACCAACCGCTACGAGATCGGTGCATTCGCCAAGGAGGCCTTCGCCCTGAGCGTCAACTACATCGGCGTGTGCTGCGGCGCGACCCCGATGCACATCCGCGAGGTCGCCGAGGCGGTCGGGCTGACCACCGATGCCAGCCGATTCTCCGAGAACATGGCCAACCACTTCATGTATGGCAGCAACGAACGGCTCGCGGACAACGTCGTCGCCCTCGGAGACACCGCCTGA
- a CDS encoding acyltransferase family protein, translating into MSTRNYRIDRAKGILIFLVVLGHLLARTSPWESPILGAPMYFIYMFHMPAFVFLAGITAKSNKLAERVLTYFVLLATVLPLMWGWMWLFGLNPDYDFLRPFWYTWFLLSMAWWMITVPFIERFPRTMLVASLVVGLFGGLLPILDTELSAARTMAFWPFFVIGKLYGRQIIDWAGSLAIWQKLCLSAAALAAVGYFFLDQVDHNWLYGSLNFAHFDVSVPEGVGLRLIVDIGSVLLTLALLSWLSNTKDTIATIGKNSLAIYILHGFVVRGLQPVLDDSRDVLHDAVVLLICVALAVAWTGLLAWSPFERALRWWSSTITGLLLKPFPFLRPEDSDRRSRRSEDPYFSGDAHHPGNAYSEGDGPDRQGLGLQPLPGVGYQHSPGYEQQPGQQQSFASPAPVAGDPYPLPGSHEVPQNNATYETTQEVPAGSAQRAVNYRRLPVYLSGDNR; encoded by the coding sequence GTGTCAACACGGAACTATCGCATCGACCGCGCCAAGGGAATCCTCATCTTCCTGGTGGTTCTGGGCCACCTCCTCGCCAGGACCTCCCCGTGGGAGTCGCCGATCCTGGGTGCACCGATGTACTTCATCTACATGTTCCATATGCCGGCCTTCGTCTTCCTCGCCGGAATCACGGCGAAGTCGAACAAGCTGGCCGAACGGGTTCTGACCTACTTCGTCCTCCTCGCCACGGTGCTGCCGCTCATGTGGGGGTGGATGTGGCTCTTCGGGCTCAATCCCGACTACGACTTCCTCCGGCCGTTCTGGTACACCTGGTTCCTGCTGTCGATGGCGTGGTGGATGATCACGGTCCCCTTCATCGAGCGCTTCCCACGCACGATGCTCGTCGCTTCTCTGGTCGTCGGTCTCTTCGGCGGACTCCTGCCGATCCTCGACACCGAACTCTCCGCGGCTCGGACGATGGCGTTCTGGCCGTTCTTCGTCATCGGCAAGCTCTACGGCAGGCAGATCATCGACTGGGCGGGCAGCCTCGCGATCTGGCAGAAACTCTGTCTCAGTGCCGCTGCCCTCGCGGCCGTCGGTTATTTCTTCCTCGACCAGGTCGACCACAACTGGCTCTACGGCAGCCTCAACTTCGCCCACTTCGACGTCAGCGTTCCCGAAGGCGTGGGACTGCGACTCATCGTGGACATCGGATCGGTGCTGCTGACACTGGCCCTGTTGTCCTGGCTGAGCAACACGAAGGACACGATCGCGACGATCGGCAAGAACAGCCTCGCCATCTACATCCTCCACGGCTTCGTCGTCCGCGGGCTTCAGCCGGTCCTCGACGACAGCCGCGATGTCCTCCACGACGCCGTCGTCCTGCTCATCTGTGTGGCCCTGGCCGTGGCGTGGACGGGCCTGCTGGCTTGGTCGCCCTTCGAACGCGCTCTGCGCTGGTGGTCCTCGACCATCACGGGTCTGCTGCTCAAGCCGTTCCCGTTCCTGCGACCGGAGGATTCCGACCGTCGCAGCCGGCGTTCGGAAGATCCCTACTTTTCCGGCGACGCTCATCATCCCGGCAATGCCTACAGCGAGGGCGACGGACCGGACCGGCAGGGCCTCGGTCTGCAGCCGCTGCCCGGAGTCGGCTACCAGCACTCCCCCGGCTATGAACAGCAGCCGGGTCAGCAGCAGTCCTTCGCTTCTCCCGCACCGGTTGCGGGGGATCCGTACCCGCTGCCCGGTTCGCACGAGGTTCCGCAGAACAACGCCACCTACGAAACCACTCAGGAAGTTCCCGCCGGCTCCGCCCAGCGGGCAGTGAACTACCGTCGCCTTCCGGTCTACCTCAGCGGCGACAACCGCTGA
- a CDS encoding TraR/DksA family transcriptional regulator, which produces MIDEAKMRDLLEAERAETQALISRLTQGIDEVSEAREGDNSDDEHDPEGATLAFERSQAATLLEQSENRLEEIAEAHHRLAAGTFGTCIDCGRPIAETRLEARPYAAKCVDCAARG; this is translated from the coding sequence ATGATCGACGAAGCGAAGATGCGGGATCTGCTCGAGGCGGAGCGGGCGGAGACGCAGGCGCTCATCAGCCGCCTGACCCAGGGCATCGATGAGGTCTCGGAAGCCCGCGAGGGGGACAACAGCGACGACGAGCACGATCCCGAGGGGGCGACACTCGCCTTCGAACGCTCGCAGGCCGCGACCCTGCTCGAACAGTCCGAGAATCGCCTCGAGGAGATCGCCGAGGCGCATCACCGCCTCGCCGCGGGAACGTTCGGGACCTGCATCGACTGCGGCAGACCCATCGCCGAGACGCGGTTGGAGGCCCGTCCCTACGCGGCGAAATGCGTCGACTGCGCAGCCCGCGGCTAA